Genomic window (Magnolia sinica isolate HGM2019 chromosome 6, MsV1, whole genome shotgun sequence):
ttcatctaggtctttatgacctaattaaaatattggatgtcaaataaacagtgcagtgagccttaggaggattttaatggtggatatccaatcactattgttttcctgtggtgtgttccacctgagatttttatccctctcaatttggggatcaagcctaaaatgatctttaaaaatggatgaacggaatggatgaaaaacatacatcatggtggggcccacagagcaccgaccatcagccaccaggctcgtggcagggggagtagccaatccgtttcctccgcGGCGAAGTAATCGAAATCGGAGCCGTACAAAATATGGTGAGCGGATTATGTGTTACTCGGGTAATACTacagtgggtgtttccctgaccgtggagcccaccttgatgtattttttatatatccatgccgtccatcagttttttcagctcactTAGGTAATATTCTAAAGagtaaagaagatccaaatctgaccacataatagggattgaatgtacaccattaaaaacttcctggggccataaaagttttggatcaattagatatttttgttttcccttcatctaggtttgtgtaaccttattaacaggttggatggtaaataaacattaccatgggcccTTGTAAGTGTTTTTCAATGATGGACGTTCAATGGCCACTGTAACTGTAGTGAAGTTgacttgagctgagtcgagcgagtttttcgagctagctcgacttgtGAACAACCCTAGTAAAAActgatggagggcgtggatatgcaacatacacatcaaggtgggccccataggcaAGGAAACATTCACCACAGTGTTAGCTAGGTAACACTTGATCCGCTCCAAACAAAAAGATGCCACCCATCATCTGCGTAAGTTCATGTCAGGAAGCGATAAAAatgatcggaaacggattggctactccaccttgACACCCGCCAGTGGTTGGTAGTCGgtgcttgtgggccccatcatgatgtttatgtttcatccatgccatccatctatttttacggatcattttacaaTACGAGACCAACAATGAGTTATATCtgaatctcaagcggaccacattacaggaaaaagtgttgaatgagctcgAAAATTGAAAAcaatttggggccataaaagttttggatcaagctaatttttgttttttcccttcatcttggcctgtatgacctaatcaacagagtggatgtcaaatgaacagtacagtgggcctcaggaggattttaatggtggatatccaatcactattgctttcatgtggtgtggtccacctgatatttatattcctctcatttttttggatcaagccctaaaatgatatttaaaaatggatgaacggaatagatgaaacatatacatcagcgtggggcccacagagcaccgaccacccagccacggggctggtgtcagggggagtagccaatccgtttccaaatgaTCTGTCcggcccaaaattgaagtgagCCACGTCACAAGCAACAATGGGGACGTGGACACGAAACCTTTGtcgcccaccgtgatgttaatattccatccagaccgttcattaggtggtcCCCACTAGGATTAAGGTAAAATCCAAAtatcagccatatccaaaacttctgtgggtgctaaaaaggttttaatgggaaCCGTCCCcatcccactctttcctgtggtacgGCTCACTTGGGTTTCTGATCGGCCTTATTTTTAGTTTCCCAATCTAACAGGAGCTGAGAAaaacgatggacggagtggatcttacatactcAATGCGGTGGGCCTCACGTAGCTTTTCTTTTGCACAGGCTCGTAGTTACAAAAGCGGATTGCGCAGTTAGTAACTCGCTAAGCGATTAAACTCTCTTAGGTCCACCATgattgatttttgtattttatccgctctgtccatccattttcccagataattttaaggcttgagcccaaaaatgaaacatatgaaatgtttaaatggaacacatcacatgaaatagttgaattgaacttctacggttgaaaatttctcgggggtacagaagttttggatcaagcttatatttgtgttttccgttcatgcATGTAcgtatgatattatgaacagtttggatgacaaataaacatcaccggcctagcaaggtttcgaaggtggaaatcattatccccactgtttccagtggtatgatccacttgatctttggatatccttccattttgggctcaaccccttaaattatatggaaaaatggatggacggcgtggatagaccacaaacattcaaggtggccccaactgagtttactcaatacgataagagcgtcgggtaactcagtacgcaatccgatttccctggTTACTGGCTACATACTGTCTACCTGGGAAACTGTTGGAGAATGGTCCACCCACGGTCGGATGCATCTGAAATAACGGATGCATCGGCCCCACTTTTCAGATTCAAAACCTCAAACTGTAAGTAGCGACGTATCCTATAACTCCTCTCGTAAACAAGACAAAGTCACAATTTGCATTATACAAACGATAGCGTGGATGTCTATGATTGCCCGGAGAGGATTAGGTGCGTCCCTGGCCCTGTCCAACACGGTGCGGCACtgactgtggggtccatcttgatgtatgtacagtatatccatgccgtccgtcagtttttttcagcttatttcagatatgagataaaaaaatggaagcagatacaaatctcaggtggaccacactacaggaaagagtggtaattgaccattaacaactttttgtaggccacgcaagttttagatcaagctgatattttgtttttttattcatctagctctgtgtgaccttatcaacaggttgaatggtaaataaacattataacggccctataaaaattttaatggtacgcattcaatcagcactgttccctgtagtgtggtccacctgagatttttatctacttcatttttgggcttgtcccaaaattgatctggaaaaaggatgaacggcgtggatatactatacattcatcaaggtgcgGGGTTGCACGTAATCCACTCCAATGATGGCCTTCTCCGTGCAATCTTCCAGACAAAGAACGCTTGTCTTGCGTATAAAGTAACTTTCAATCCACGGATGTGTACAATGACATGCGTGTAAGCTATTGGAACCATTGATTTATTAAAGATCACAAGGGTCCCACCGCAGGACTTATTTAAAGGAGTTAATGTGCCATGTTAGTGGACAACCTAACCTTCTTCAACTCTTTTTCTTTCACAACATTCTTTCTAGTAATTTTCACCATTCAAATGGCTTCATCACATCCGTCCATGGTTAGGCCTCTCGACCTTCTCTTTTTCTTATGTGCATTGGTGGCCCACTCACATGGAGGCGACATTGCAATCTACTGGGGCCAGAACGGCAACGAAGGTACCCTTGCTGACACGTGCGCCACCGGTAACTACGACTTTGTGAACTTAGCTTTCCTTTGCAATTTTGGCAATGGCCAGATCCCACAGCTCAATTTAGCTGGCCACTGCGATCCGTCCTCCAACGGGTGCACCGGATTGAGTGATGACATCAGGTCATGCCAAGATCAAGGGTTGAAAGTGATGCTCGCGATCGGAGGAGCGCTTGGGAACTACTCCCTAGCATCGGCGGACGATGCACGGCAAGTGGCTGAGTATCTGTGGGACAATTACCTAGGTGGGAAATCCTCATCACGCCCTTTGGGTGATGCGGTTCTCGACGGCATTGATTTTGATATCGAGGGCGGGACCAATGAGCACTGGGATGACCTTGCAAGAGATCTTTCTTCTTATGGTTCTAAAGGAAAGAAAGTCTACCTAACGGCGGCCCCGCAATGCCCATTCCCAGACGCATGGGTGGGTAGGGCACTGAAAACAGGCTTGTTTGATTATGTATGGGTCCAGTTCTACAACAACCCTCCTTGCCAGTACACTTCGGGCCAAGTCGGGAATCTGGACCATGCTTGGAAGCAATGGACTTCCTCGATCAAGGCAACCaagattttcttgggattgccAGCGGCTCCAGAGGCAGCTGGGAGTGGTTTCATCCCTACTGGGGATCTGACCTCCAAAGTGCTTCCCTT
Coding sequences:
- the LOC131249863 gene encoding acidic endochitinase-like, encoding MASSHPSMVRPLDLLFFLCALVAHSHGGDIAIYWGQNGNEGTLADTCATGNYDFVNLAFLCNFGNGQIPQLNLAGHCDPSSNGCTGLSDDIRSCQDQGLKVMLAIGGALGNYSLASADDARQVAEYLWDNYLGGKSSSRPLGDAVLDGIDFDIEGGTNEHWDDLARDLSSYGSKGKKVYLTAAPQCPFPDAWVGRALKTGLFDYVWVQFYNNPPCQYTSGQVGNLDHAWKQWTSSIKATKIFLGLPAAPEAAGSGFIPTGDLTSKVLPLLKNSSKYGGVMLWSKYYDDQTGYSSAIKHDV